In Bacteriovorax stolpii, a single genomic region encodes these proteins:
- a CDS encoding MarR family winged helix-turn-helix transcriptional regulator codes for MKKPKLDKFINESATISLISNGMRLQKELNLGLKDFGLNLNQSLILLAIFFEPEKTIRFNDLSEIIPTTKGNISHCTSFLEENKFITRQMVDNDLRGYSYSLTPKGSKLCLSLIKFFDAIENNCDKKFSQAKIKDFIGMAEELASWKS; via the coding sequence ATGAAAAAACCAAAACTAGACAAATTTATAAATGAGAGCGCTACCATTTCGTTGATTTCCAATGGGATGAGACTGCAAAAAGAACTCAACCTTGGTCTTAAAGATTTTGGGTTAAATCTCAACCAGTCTTTGATCCTCCTGGCCATCTTCTTTGAGCCAGAAAAAACAATCCGCTTTAATGATCTCTCTGAAATTATCCCAACGACTAAAGGAAACATCAGCCACTGCACTTCTTTTCTGGAAGAAAATAAATTCATTACAAGGCAGATGGTAGATAATGATTTGCGAGGTTACTCGTACTCTCTTACGCCCAAGGGAAGTAAGTTGTGTTTGTCGTTGATTAAGTTTTTTGATGCGATTGAAAATAACTGCGATAAGAAGTTTTCGCAGGCTAAGATTAAGGATTTTATTGG
- a CDS encoding biotin transporter BioY — protein sequence MQASKALVPTLIIKFPEQTKATVISFLLGLGMLSALAQLKFVLPWTPVPITGQTFGVALLALLWGSRLSFSVFAAYLGIGFLGAPVFAGGASGLLMGPTMGYLGGMFIASWVVGKFSDRGWTGSFWKALLACYIGSAIIFSCGVLGLSFFLPTQKLLIAGVLPFLPGDLLKNLLAAGITTRRLGRLKTTSF from the coding sequence ATGCAAGCATCAAAGGCCTTGGTTCCCACACTTATTATAAAATTCCCAGAGCAGACAAAAGCCACAGTCATTTCCTTTTTATTAGGATTAGGAATGTTGAGTGCGCTTGCTCAACTTAAGTTTGTTCTTCCATGGACGCCTGTTCCGATCACTGGCCAGACATTTGGAGTGGCCCTTTTAGCGCTTCTTTGGGGAAGCCGTTTATCCTTTTCAGTTTTTGCTGCTTACTTAGGAATCGGTTTTTTAGGAGCACCGGTTTTCGCAGGAGGAGCTTCAGGATTATTAATGGGACCAACGATGGGATACTTAGGTGGAATGTTCATTGCTTCTTGGGTCGTTGGAAAATTTAGTGATAGAGGCTGGACTGGAAGCTTTTGGAAAGCTCTTCTTGCTTGTTATATCGGAAGCGCGATTATCTTCTCTTGTGGTGTTTTAGGATTATCGTTTTTTCTTCCAACTCAAAAGCTGTTGATCGCAGGAGTTCTGCCATTTTTACCTGGGGATTTATTAAAAAATTTACTGGCAGCGGGAATTACCACTCGAAGACTAGGTCGTCTGAAAACCACTTCTTTTTAA